One genomic segment of Drosophila melanogaster chromosome 3R includes these proteins:
- the tacc gene encoding transforming acidic coiled-coil protein, isoform N, translated as MGNKPGKTRKPRALSGKITIKADDGRGNRLSPLAVKPSPKPTSMDQQKAMAAALGHQTAVPGGLKPEDDLVPKFGGLPEFDETQIPELAPLSTDMDTQLKSNHSDSDVFVECLSLHSERYTGDRSELEAYSSALNDVLEQQLSMTSVSTLGAEFNDPLAVSQHNNVSYEAMDVDDLNETMEMLKDVLNAEDRHLMQTHILSVTQSKPENNFVHYHPNQEQNRVELDQLAKHSKPNSDAKESESLVESVLSEESGTQSFEPKLTLSALDSTKDLAKHQEEMQTNTKDIFQKEKHHPVSSAQVKDAQNPKEPEKALNLKEASSELSTKSAKSLEYPNQEKQFSVAVESMERPCTAISLEQNASPAMEATEDRTVEELDQMDVDESMKVDDATVLNSCRQEQINAHSPVSSKFFLKLCVQNDTDCQDNKMDQKTAGKESALKMTEIELPVESVPSASLSPPTPALQAKIIELSLSPPIPTHRPKTAEELEFLALRELPLPDGVSTAGKVECKQLSHGLVPIVAVLPTPLYLDLKGNTTTASLPEPTSPSFPIKEPAEKQSHFPRSPRAQLEQKDMPYLEEAVVERSSHRKQSDFGVIAKSPIVFELTQPSPEKQHLNETLPMSEISPTSSNMTFDSGSITEDKSQKGTENIEPSSTLAVSLGSVDDKQRRTFSVVQPTKEEEEAKSRRTFCMENENPRRTFCMQQNASPAVEATEDTGADEVMDVDISMRADEVAVMKSHQQTWKERQAPISNSPPIPTHQRLNRPPEAISPVSPLGNGTVVLEEQTLSAKEQATLSASDEKDDVFLEHFGAISPVSDDMFKTSSASNNQAKFRVNADEETGGKGASAMIRKRSGTAGEQEEIFDAEFHDGVNNQNLILNSSDFDYLYTKGSNSVPIDRSSLLLKFDPLLGAPVPVNHPNQQEQALQNILGSNQHQNRLLSPTLEEHETSDGNQSFGVISSAKDTAKKWDFKPPVDRTKKHVKMSVDVIDNDCNKTFDNSNTNTEDKTHNYNDMDELEKKIKNEVTRSEDIEKKLKEGELREEALIKRITEKDKTNAKLNGVIEAYEKAIAELISEKEQQAQLHERQLQEVQADRDANYHHLTSLETTFSDLHVKYEKSKEMTSQLKSNEESLLAERKQMMDNLRLQEQRYDKMKNHAMQQLEIANKKLDTYSREHADETKKLKALLKKEEISRVSMTEQLQQKSRENADLLKICEELIYGKGQGGSS; from the exons ATGGGCAATAAGCCGGGCAAGACACGGAAACCGAGGGCCTTGTCCGGGAAAATTACCATAAAGGCGGACGACGGACGAGGGAATCGG CTGAGTCCGTTGGCGGTGAAGCCCAGTCCCAAGCCAACGAGCATGGATCAACAGAAGGCAATGGCGGCAGCTCTGGGGCATCAGACGGCGGTACCCGGTGGACTTAAGCCAGAAGACGACCTCGTTCCAAAGTTTGGAGGTCTTCCCGAGTTCGATGAGACGCAAATACCGGAACTAGCTCCTTTAAGTACCGATATGGATA CTCAACTGAAATCCAACCATTCGGATTCGGATGTTTTTGTCGAGTGTTTATCGCTTCATAGCGAGCGCTACACCGGAGATCGATCGGAGTTAGAGGCATATTCAAGTGCCCTTAATGATGTTTTGGAGCAGCAGCTGTCCATGACCTCAGTTTCTACACTGGGAGCTGAATTCAACGATCCTTTGGCAGTTAGCCAGCACAACAACGTCAGCTATGAAGCCATGGATGTGGATGACCTAAACGAAACCATGGAAATGTTAAAGGACGTCTTGAATGCGGAAGACCGTCATCTTATGCAAACGCATATTCTCAGCGTAACCCAGTCAAAACCAGAGAATAATTTTGTGCACTATCATCCAAATCAGGAGCAAAATAGGGTTGAACTAGACCAGTTAGCCAAACACTCTAAACCCAATAGTGATGCAAAGGAATCAGAATCATTGGTAGAATCAGTACTGTCTGAGGAGTCTGGTACACAATCCTTTGAGCCGAAGCTCACCTTATCTGCCTTGGACTCTACGAAAGACTTAGCTAAGCATCAAGaggaaatgcaaacaaatacaaaagaTATATTTCAGAAAGAGAAGCACCACCCGGTCAGTAGTGCTCAGGTGAAGGACGCACAAAATCCTAAGGAGCCTGAAAAGGCCTTAAATCTCAAAGAGGCTTCTTCAGAACTGTCCACAAAATCAGCAAAATCTCTAGAATACCCTAATCAAGAGAAGCAATTTTCGGTGGCAGTAGAATCAATGGAGAGACCATGCACTGCCATCAGCCTTGAGCAAAATGCATCCCCAGCTATGGAGGCAACTGAAGACAGGACTGTGGAGGAGCTTGATCAAATGGATGTGGATGAATCCATGAAAGTGGATGATGCCACAGTGCTTAACTCATGTCGGCAGGAGCAAATTAATGCTCATTCTCCCGTTTCAAGCAAATTTTTCTTAAAACTCTGCGTTCAAAATGATACGGATTGTCAAGATAATAAAATGGATCAAAAAACTGCAGGAAAAGAAAGTGCATTAAAGATGACTGAAATAGAGCTGCCTGTAGAATCTGTCCCATCAGCTTCGCTCTCACCGCCGACACCCGCACTTCAAGCAAAAATTATCGAACTTTCCCTTTCCCCGCCCATACCTACACATCGCCCAAAAACAGCGGAGGAACTAGAGTTCCTGGCTTTGAGGGAGCTGCCTTTGCCTGATGGTGTCTCGACGGCGGGGAAGGTGGAATGTAAGCAGCTATCACACGGCCTGGTACCCATTGTGGCAGTCTTACCAACGCCACTTTACTTGGATCTGAAAGGGAATACAACCACTGCAAGCCTTCCAGAACCGACTTCGCCCAGTTTCCCCATCAAAGAACCTGCTGAAAAACAGTCCCACTTTCCACGCTCACCGCGTGCTCAGCTCGAGCAAAAGGACATGCCCTATTTGGAAGAGGCTGTGGTAGAACGTTCATCACATCGCAAGCAAAGCGATTTCGGAGTCATAGCGAAATCACCAATAGTCTTTGAGTTAACACAACCGAGTCCTGAGAAGCAGCACCTCAACGAAACCTTGCCAATGAGCGAGATTTCTCCCACTTCGTCAAATATGACCTTTGACAGCGGAAGCATTACGGAGGACAAATCACAGAAGGGTACAGAGAATATTGAGCCTTCTTCCACCCTTGCCGTAAGTCTGGGATCGGTTGATGATAAGCAGCGGCGCACTTTCTCGGTGGTTCAGCCCACgaaggaagaggaggaggccAAATCGCGTCGGACTTTCTGTATGGAAAATGAGAACCCTCGACGCACCTTCTGCATGCAGCAGAATGCTTCTCCAGCGGTGGAGGCTACCGAAGACACCGGGGCTGATGAAGTTATGGATGTGGATATCTCCATGAGGGCAGATGAAGTAGCCGTGATGAAGTCGCATCAGCAAACTTGGAAGGAACGCCAAGCACCAATTTCAAATTCACCACCAATTCCTACTCACCAACGTTTAAATAGACCTCCTGAGGCGATTTCTCCAGTGTCCCCATTGGGAAATGGCACCGTTGTGTTGGAGGAGCAAACTCTCTCTGCTAAAGAGCAAGCCACGCTAAGTGCCAGCGATGAGAAGGACGATGTTTTCTTGGAGCACTTTGGTGCAATTTCCCCAGTTTCGGATGACATGTTTAAAACCAGCAGCGCTTCCAACAATCAAGCAAAGTTTAGGGTCAATGCTGATGAAGAAACCGGAGGCAAAGGCGCTTCTGCGATGATCAGGAAGAGAAGTGGTACAGCTGGCGAGCAGGAAGAGATCTTTGATGCCGAATTCCATGATGGCGTCAACAACCAAAACC TAATACTAAATTCATCAGATTTTGATTATTTGTACACGAAAGGCAGCAATAGTGTGCCTATTGACCGCAGTTCGCTGCTGTTGAAGTTTGATCCCCTCCTTGGAGCCCCTGTTCCCGTTAATCATCCGAATCAGCAGGAGCAGGCGCTGCAGAATATTCTGGGATCGAACCAGCACCAGAACCGGCTCCTTAGCCCAACATTGGAGGAGCACGAAACAAGTGACGGGAACCAGTCTTTTGGAGTAATATCGAGTGCCAAAGATACAGCCAAGAAATGGGATTTTAAGCCACCTGTGGATAGAACAAAA AAGCATGTTAAAATGAGTGTGGACGTCATTGATAACGATTGCAATAAAACCTTCGATAATTCCAA CACTAATACGGAGGATAAGACGCACAACTACAACGATATGGATGAGCTggagaagaaaatcaaaaatgaaGT AACGAGGTCCGAAGACATTGAAAAGAAGCTCAAGGAGGGAGAGCTGCGCGAGGAGGCTCTGATCAAGCGTATTACAGAAAAGgacaaaacaaatgcaaaactaAA CGGTGTCATTGAGGCATATGAGAAGGCAATTGCAGAGCTCATTAGTGAGAAGGAGCAGCAAGCACAGCTTCACGAACGGCAGTTGCAGGAAGTCCAGGCAGACCGGGACGCAAATTACCATCACTTAACATCGTTGGAGACGACATTTTCCGATCTGCATGT GAAATACGAGAAAAGCAAAGAGATGACCTCGCAGCTTAAAAGTAACGAGGAATCGCTTCTGGCAGAGCGAAAGCAGATGATGGACAATCTGCGGTTGCAGGAACAGCGCTACGACAAGATGAAGAACCATGCCATGCAGCAGCTGGAAAT TGCCAACAAAAAGCTGGACACCTACTCGAGGGAGCATGCCGACGAGACGAAAAAACTTAAAGCTTTACTTAAGAAGGAGGAGATCTCGCGGGTCTCGATGACGGAGCAGCTGCAACAGAAGTCCCGCGAAAACGCTGATCTGCTCAAGATCTGCGAAGAGCTCATCTATGGCAAGGGACAAGGTGGTAGTAGTTAA
- the tacc gene encoding transforming acidic coiled-coil protein, isoform I has protein sequence MEFDDAENGLGMGFGGRGVLREINKNDGGIKLSPLAVKPSPKPTSMDQQKAMAAALGHQTAVPGGLKPEDDLVPKFGGLPEFDETQIPELAPLSTDMDTQLKSNHSDSDVFVECLSLHSERYTGDRSELEAYSSALNDVLEQQLSMTSVSTLGAEFNDPLAVSQHNNVSYEAMDVDDLNETMEMLKDVLNAEDRHLMQTHILSVTQSKPENNFVHYHPNQEQNRVELDQLAKHSKPNSDAKESESLVESVLSEESGTQSFEPKLTLSALDSTKDLAKHQEEMQTNTKDIFQKEKHHPVSSAQVKDAQNPKEPEKALNLKEASSELSTKSAKSLEYPNQEKQFSVAVESMERPCTAISLEQNASPAMEATEDRTVEELDQMDVDESMKVDDATVLNSCRQEQINAHSPVSSKFFLKLCVQNDTDCQDNKMDQKTAGKESALKMTEIELPVESVPSASLSPPTPALQAKIIELSLSPPIPTHRPKTAEELEFLALRELPLPDGVSTAGKVECKQLSHGLVPIVAVLPTPLYLDLKGNTTTASLPEPTSPSFPIKEPAEKQSHFPRSPRAQLEQKDMPYLEEAVVERSSHRKQSDFGVIAKSPIVFELTQPSPEKQHLNETLPMSEISPTSSNMTFDSGSITEDKSQKGTENIEPSSTLAVSLGSVDDKQRRTFSVVQPTKEEEEAKSRRTFCMENENPRRTFCMQQNASPAVEATEDTGADEVMDVDISMRADEVAVMKSHQQTWKERQAPISNSPPIPTHQRLNRPPEAISPVSPLGNGTVVLEEQTLSAKEQATLSASDEKDDVFLEHFGAISPVSDDMFKTSSASNNQAKFRVNADEETGGKGASAMIRKRSGTAGEQEEIFDAEFHDGVNNQNLILNSSDFDYLYTKGSNSVPIDRSSLLLKFDPLLGAPVPVNHPNQQEQALQNILGSNQHQNRLLSPTLEEHETSDGNQSFGVISSAKDTAKKWDFKPPVDRTKKHVKMSVDVIDNDCNKTFDNSNTNTEDKTHNYNDMDELEKKIKNEVTRSEDIEKKLKEGELREEALIKRITEKDKTNAKLNGVIEAYEKAIAELISEKEQQAQLHERQLQEVQADRDANYHHLTSLETTFSDLHVKYEKSKEMTSQLKSNEESLLAERKQMMDNLRLQEQRYDKMKNHAMQQLEIANKKLDTYSREHADETKKLKALLKKEEISRVSMTEQLQQKSRENADLLKICEELIYGKGQGGSS, from the exons ATGGAATTCGACGACGCAGAAAATGGCCTAGGAATGGGATTTGGTGGTCGCGGCGTTCTGCGGGAGATCAACAAAAACGATGGCGGCATTAAG CTGAGTCCGTTGGCGGTGAAGCCCAGTCCCAAGCCAACGAGCATGGATCAACAGAAGGCAATGGCGGCAGCTCTGGGGCATCAGACGGCGGTACCCGGTGGACTTAAGCCAGAAGACGACCTCGTTCCAAAGTTTGGAGGTCTTCCCGAGTTCGATGAGACGCAAATACCGGAACTAGCTCCTTTAAGTACCGATATGGATA CTCAACTGAAATCCAACCATTCGGATTCGGATGTTTTTGTCGAGTGTTTATCGCTTCATAGCGAGCGCTACACCGGAGATCGATCGGAGTTAGAGGCATATTCAAGTGCCCTTAATGATGTTTTGGAGCAGCAGCTGTCCATGACCTCAGTTTCTACACTGGGAGCTGAATTCAACGATCCTTTGGCAGTTAGCCAGCACAACAACGTCAGCTATGAAGCCATGGATGTGGATGACCTAAACGAAACCATGGAAATGTTAAAGGACGTCTTGAATGCGGAAGACCGTCATCTTATGCAAACGCATATTCTCAGCGTAACCCAGTCAAAACCAGAGAATAATTTTGTGCACTATCATCCAAATCAGGAGCAAAATAGGGTTGAACTAGACCAGTTAGCCAAACACTCTAAACCCAATAGTGATGCAAAGGAATCAGAATCATTGGTAGAATCAGTACTGTCTGAGGAGTCTGGTACACAATCCTTTGAGCCGAAGCTCACCTTATCTGCCTTGGACTCTACGAAAGACTTAGCTAAGCATCAAGaggaaatgcaaacaaatacaaaagaTATATTTCAGAAAGAGAAGCACCACCCGGTCAGTAGTGCTCAGGTGAAGGACGCACAAAATCCTAAGGAGCCTGAAAAGGCCTTAAATCTCAAAGAGGCTTCTTCAGAACTGTCCACAAAATCAGCAAAATCTCTAGAATACCCTAATCAAGAGAAGCAATTTTCGGTGGCAGTAGAATCAATGGAGAGACCATGCACTGCCATCAGCCTTGAGCAAAATGCATCCCCAGCTATGGAGGCAACTGAAGACAGGACTGTGGAGGAGCTTGATCAAATGGATGTGGATGAATCCATGAAAGTGGATGATGCCACAGTGCTTAACTCATGTCGGCAGGAGCAAATTAATGCTCATTCTCCCGTTTCAAGCAAATTTTTCTTAAAACTCTGCGTTCAAAATGATACGGATTGTCAAGATAATAAAATGGATCAAAAAACTGCAGGAAAAGAAAGTGCATTAAAGATGACTGAAATAGAGCTGCCTGTAGAATCTGTCCCATCAGCTTCGCTCTCACCGCCGACACCCGCACTTCAAGCAAAAATTATCGAACTTTCCCTTTCCCCGCCCATACCTACACATCGCCCAAAAACAGCGGAGGAACTAGAGTTCCTGGCTTTGAGGGAGCTGCCTTTGCCTGATGGTGTCTCGACGGCGGGGAAGGTGGAATGTAAGCAGCTATCACACGGCCTGGTACCCATTGTGGCAGTCTTACCAACGCCACTTTACTTGGATCTGAAAGGGAATACAACCACTGCAAGCCTTCCAGAACCGACTTCGCCCAGTTTCCCCATCAAAGAACCTGCTGAAAAACAGTCCCACTTTCCACGCTCACCGCGTGCTCAGCTCGAGCAAAAGGACATGCCCTATTTGGAAGAGGCTGTGGTAGAACGTTCATCACATCGCAAGCAAAGCGATTTCGGAGTCATAGCGAAATCACCAATAGTCTTTGAGTTAACACAACCGAGTCCTGAGAAGCAGCACCTCAACGAAACCTTGCCAATGAGCGAGATTTCTCCCACTTCGTCAAATATGACCTTTGACAGCGGAAGCATTACGGAGGACAAATCACAGAAGGGTACAGAGAATATTGAGCCTTCTTCCACCCTTGCCGTAAGTCTGGGATCGGTTGATGATAAGCAGCGGCGCACTTTCTCGGTGGTTCAGCCCACgaaggaagaggaggaggccAAATCGCGTCGGACTTTCTGTATGGAAAATGAGAACCCTCGACGCACCTTCTGCATGCAGCAGAATGCTTCTCCAGCGGTGGAGGCTACCGAAGACACCGGGGCTGATGAAGTTATGGATGTGGATATCTCCATGAGGGCAGATGAAGTAGCCGTGATGAAGTCGCATCAGCAAACTTGGAAGGAACGCCAAGCACCAATTTCAAATTCACCACCAATTCCTACTCACCAACGTTTAAATAGACCTCCTGAGGCGATTTCTCCAGTGTCCCCATTGGGAAATGGCACCGTTGTGTTGGAGGAGCAAACTCTCTCTGCTAAAGAGCAAGCCACGCTAAGTGCCAGCGATGAGAAGGACGATGTTTTCTTGGAGCACTTTGGTGCAATTTCCCCAGTTTCGGATGACATGTTTAAAACCAGCAGCGCTTCCAACAATCAAGCAAAGTTTAGGGTCAATGCTGATGAAGAAACCGGAGGCAAAGGCGCTTCTGCGATGATCAGGAAGAGAAGTGGTACAGCTGGCGAGCAGGAAGAGATCTTTGATGCCGAATTCCATGATGGCGTCAACAACCAAAACC TAATACTAAATTCATCAGATTTTGATTATTTGTACACGAAAGGCAGCAATAGTGTGCCTATTGACCGCAGTTCGCTGCTGTTGAAGTTTGATCCCCTCCTTGGAGCCCCTGTTCCCGTTAATCATCCGAATCAGCAGGAGCAGGCGCTGCAGAATATTCTGGGATCGAACCAGCACCAGAACCGGCTCCTTAGCCCAACATTGGAGGAGCACGAAACAAGTGACGGGAACCAGTCTTTTGGAGTAATATCGAGTGCCAAAGATACAGCCAAGAAATGGGATTTTAAGCCACCTGTGGATAGAACAAAA AAGCATGTTAAAATGAGTGTGGACGTCATTGATAACGATTGCAATAAAACCTTCGATAATTCCAA CACTAATACGGAGGATAAGACGCACAACTACAACGATATGGATGAGCTggagaagaaaatcaaaaatgaaGT AACGAGGTCCGAAGACATTGAAAAGAAGCTCAAGGAGGGAGAGCTGCGCGAGGAGGCTCTGATCAAGCGTATTACAGAAAAGgacaaaacaaatgcaaaactaAA CGGTGTCATTGAGGCATATGAGAAGGCAATTGCAGAGCTCATTAGTGAGAAGGAGCAGCAAGCACAGCTTCACGAACGGCAGTTGCAGGAAGTCCAGGCAGACCGGGACGCAAATTACCATCACTTAACATCGTTGGAGACGACATTTTCCGATCTGCATGT GAAATACGAGAAAAGCAAAGAGATGACCTCGCAGCTTAAAAGTAACGAGGAATCGCTTCTGGCAGAGCGAAAGCAGATGATGGACAATCTGCGGTTGCAGGAACAGCGCTACGACAAGATGAAGAACCATGCCATGCAGCAGCTGGAAAT TGCCAACAAAAAGCTGGACACCTACTCGAGGGAGCATGCCGACGAGACGAAAAAACTTAAAGCTTTACTTAAGAAGGAGGAGATCTCGCGGGTCTCGATGACGGAGCAGCTGCAACAGAAGTCCCGCGAAAACGCTGATCTGCTCAAGATCTGCGAAGAGCTCATCTATGGCAAGGGACAAGGTGGTAGTAGTTAA